In one window of Festucalex cinctus isolate MCC-2025b chromosome 14, RoL_Fcin_1.0, whole genome shotgun sequence DNA:
- the prph2b gene encoding peripherin-2b has product MPFMPLKFNLQKRVKLAQGLWILYWLSVLAGVVLLGLGVFFKVELRKRSELMDESESHLVPNLLILAGLLAAALNAFGGKVCHDSLDPLKYAKWKPALGRFLLGCCAFNVLLLLLALLCFLMQFAVYLTLSQGLKNSVRFYKDTDTPGRCFMKRTLDLTQIEFRCCGGVNFRDWFEVQWISNRYLDMSNGEVKDRVMSNVEGKFLMDSVPFSCCNPGSPRPCIQHHLTNNSAHYDYDHRSEELNIWTRGCREALFAYFSGLMSALGALVAAIVLLQCADMAGLKYLSTALETMSDPENPECESEGWLLEKSVKETLVEMLAKIKTLGKSNHVQEGDEAPDA; this is encoded by the exons ATGCCCTTCATGCCGCTCAAGTTCAACCTGCAGAAGCGGGTCAAGCTGGCCCAGGGCCTGTGGATCCTCTACTGGCTGTCGGTCCTGGCGGGCGTCGTCCTCTTGGGCCTGGGCGTCTTCTTCAAGGTGGAGCTGCGCAAGAGGAGCGAGCTGATGGACGAGAGCGAGAGCCACCTGGTGCCCAACCTGCTGATCCTGGCGGGGCTGCTGGCCGCCGCCCTCAACGCCTTCGGCGGCAAAGTGTGCCACGACTCGCTGGACCCGCTCAAGTACGCCAAGTGGAAGCCCGCGCTCGGGAGGTTCCTGCTGGGCTGCTGCGCCTTCaacgtgctgctgctgctgctggcgctGCTCTGCTTCCTCATGCAGTTCGCCGTCTACCTGACGCTGTCGCAGGGCCTGAAGAACAGCGTCCGCTTCTACAAGGACACCGACACGCCGGGACGCTGCTTCATGAAACGCACGCTGGACCTGACGCAGATCGAGTTCCGCTGCTGCGGCGGCGTCAACTTCAGGGACTGGTTCGAGGTGCAGTGGATCAGCAACCGCTACCTGGACATGAGCAACGGCGAGGTCAAAGA CCGCGTCATGAGCAACGTGGAGGGAAAGTTCCTGATGGACAGCGTCCCCTTCAGCTGCTGCAACCCGGGCTCGCCTCGCCCTTGCATCCAGCACCACCTGACCAACAACTCGGCCCACTACGACTACGACCACCGCAGCGAGGAGCTCAACATCTGGACCCGGGGCTGCCGCGAGGCCCTCTTCGCCTACTTCAGCGGCCTGATGAGCGCCCTCGGCGCGCTGGTCGCCGCCATCGTTCTGCTGCAG TGCGCGGACATGGCGGGCCTCAAGTACCTGAGCACGGCCCTGGAGACCATGAGCGACCCCGAGAACCCCGAATGCGAGAGCGAAGGCTGGCTGCTGGAGAAGAGCGTCAAAGAGACGCTGGTGGAGATGCTGGCCAAAATCAAGACGCTGGGGAAGTCCAACCACGTCCAGGAGGGGGACGAGGCGCCCGACGCCTGA
- the tspan14 gene encoding tetraspanin-14 isoform X2 → MYYYRYDNGEVSCCYKYLMFTYNVIFWLAGVLFMAAGFWAWSEKGVLLDLTQVTRQRGLDPVWLLLLVGVVTFVLGFAGCVGALRENICLLKFFSGMIVLIFLAELALAVLAVLFQSQLREWINGFFLANVKAYRDDIDLQNLIDSLQRSNRCCGAQDPDDWDVNVYFSCNATHPSREKCGVPFSCCVADPADSVLNTQCGYDVRKKAKGEWPDDIYVKGCVAALEDWLPANLYTLATVFVVISLLQMVGIYLARSLISDIQKVRLSY, encoded by the exons ATGTACTATTATCGCTATGACAACGGCGAGGTCAGCTGCTGCTACAAATACCTGATGTTCACCTACAACGTCATCTTCTGG CTGGCCGGCGTGCTGTTCATGGCGGCGGGCTTTTGGGCGTGGAGCGAGAAG GGGGTCCTACTGGACTTGACGCAGGTGACCCGTCAGCGCGGTTTGGACCCGGTCTGGTTGCTGCTGCTGGTGGGCGTCGTCACCTTCGTCCTGGGCTTTGCCGGCTGCGTGGGCGCGCTCCGCGAAAACATCTGCCTGCTCAAGTTT TTTTCCGGCATGATCGTCTTGATCTTCCTGGCGGAGCTGGCGCTGGCCGTGCTGGCCGTCCTCTTCCAGAGTCAGCTGCGAGAGTGGATCAACGGCTTCTTCCTGGCCAACGTCAAAGCGTACCGGGACGACATCGACCTGCAGAACCTGATCGACTCGCTGCAGAGATCG AACCGCTGCTGCGGCGCGCAGGATCCCGACGACTGGGACGTCAACGTTTACTTCAGCTGTAACGCGACGCATCCCAGCAGAGAGAAGTGCGGCGTTCCCTTCTCCTGCTGCGTCGCCGATCCCGCC GACTCGGTGCTCAACACTCAGTGTGGCTACGACGTCAGAAAGAAAGCCAAG GGCGAGTGGCCGGACGACATCTACGTGAAAGGTTGCGTTGCGGCGCTGGAAGACTGGTTACCTGCAAACCTTTACACACTGGCCACCGTCTTTGTCGTCATCTCGCTGCTGCAG ATGGTGGGCATCTACCTGGCCCGGTCACTCATCTCGGACATTCAAAAGGTGCGCTTGTCTTACTGA
- the tspan14 gene encoding tetraspanin-14 isoform X1, protein MGRTDGQKLRLVAAEFCLNVRLQSHRDQKKGRDLSMLFNRDQFALAHVLHEGSKSDGRTDGRTDDALLFLRRFEMLLLDMIDLFGNVRVRVLQLAGVLFMAAGFWAWSEKGVLLDLTQVTRQRGLDPVWLLLLVGVVTFVLGFAGCVGALRENICLLKFFSGMIVLIFLAELALAVLAVLFQSQLREWINGFFLANVKAYRDDIDLQNLIDSLQRSNRCCGAQDPDDWDVNVYFSCNATHPSREKCGVPFSCCVADPADSVLNTQCGYDVRKKAKGEWPDDIYVKGCVAALEDWLPANLYTLATVFVVISLLQMVGIYLARSLISDIQKVRLSY, encoded by the exons atgggacggacggacggacagaagTTGCGATTGGTCGCAGCAGAGTTTTGCCTCAATGTTCGCTTGCAAAGTCATCGGGATCAAAAGAAAGGGCGCGACCTTTCCATGCTTTTCAATCGCGACCAGTTTGCACTTGCTCACGTCCTTCATGAAGGCAGCAAAagtgacggacggacggacggacggacggacgacgCGTTGCTGTTCTTGCGCCGCTTTGAAATGTTGCTCCTCGACATGATTGATCTTTTTGGaaacgtgcgtgtgcgtgtgttgcagCTGGCCGGCGTGCTGTTCATGGCGGCGGGCTTTTGGGCGTGGAGCGAGAAG GGGGTCCTACTGGACTTGACGCAGGTGACCCGTCAGCGCGGTTTGGACCCGGTCTGGTTGCTGCTGCTGGTGGGCGTCGTCACCTTCGTCCTGGGCTTTGCCGGCTGCGTGGGCGCGCTCCGCGAAAACATCTGCCTGCTCAAGTTT TTTTCCGGCATGATCGTCTTGATCTTCCTGGCGGAGCTGGCGCTGGCCGTGCTGGCCGTCCTCTTCCAGAGTCAGCTGCGAGAGTGGATCAACGGCTTCTTCCTGGCCAACGTCAAAGCGTACCGGGACGACATCGACCTGCAGAACCTGATCGACTCGCTGCAGAGATCG AACCGCTGCTGCGGCGCGCAGGATCCCGACGACTGGGACGTCAACGTTTACTTCAGCTGTAACGCGACGCATCCCAGCAGAGAGAAGTGCGGCGTTCCCTTCTCCTGCTGCGTCGCCGATCCCGCC GACTCGGTGCTCAACACTCAGTGTGGCTACGACGTCAGAAAGAAAGCCAAG GGCGAGTGGCCGGACGACATCTACGTGAAAGGTTGCGTTGCGGCGCTGGAAGACTGGTTACCTGCAAACCTTTACACACTGGCCACCGTCTTTGTCGTCATCTCGCTGCTGCAG ATGGTGGGCATCTACCTGGCCCGGTCACTCATCTCGGACATTCAAAAGGTGCGCTTGTCTTACTGA
- the tspan14 gene encoding tetraspanin-14 isoform X3, with translation MAAGFWAWSEKGVLLDLTQVTRQRGLDPVWLLLLVGVVTFVLGFAGCVGALRENICLLKFFSGMIVLIFLAELALAVLAVLFQSQLREWINGFFLANVKAYRDDIDLQNLIDSLQRSNRCCGAQDPDDWDVNVYFSCNATHPSREKCGVPFSCCVADPADSVLNTQCGYDVRKKAKGEWPDDIYVKGCVAALEDWLPANLYTLATVFVVISLLQMVGIYLARSLISDIQKVRLSY, from the exons ATGGCGGCGGGCTTTTGGGCGTGGAGCGAGAAG GGGGTCCTACTGGACTTGACGCAGGTGACCCGTCAGCGCGGTTTGGACCCGGTCTGGTTGCTGCTGCTGGTGGGCGTCGTCACCTTCGTCCTGGGCTTTGCCGGCTGCGTGGGCGCGCTCCGCGAAAACATCTGCCTGCTCAAGTTT TTTTCCGGCATGATCGTCTTGATCTTCCTGGCGGAGCTGGCGCTGGCCGTGCTGGCCGTCCTCTTCCAGAGTCAGCTGCGAGAGTGGATCAACGGCTTCTTCCTGGCCAACGTCAAAGCGTACCGGGACGACATCGACCTGCAGAACCTGATCGACTCGCTGCAGAGATCG AACCGCTGCTGCGGCGCGCAGGATCCCGACGACTGGGACGTCAACGTTTACTTCAGCTGTAACGCGACGCATCCCAGCAGAGAGAAGTGCGGCGTTCCCTTCTCCTGCTGCGTCGCCGATCCCGCC GACTCGGTGCTCAACACTCAGTGTGGCTACGACGTCAGAAAGAAAGCCAAG GGCGAGTGGCCGGACGACATCTACGTGAAAGGTTGCGTTGCGGCGCTGGAAGACTGGTTACCTGCAAACCTTTACACACTGGCCACCGTCTTTGTCGTCATCTCGCTGCTGCAG ATGGTGGGCATCTACCTGGCCCGGTCACTCATCTCGGACATTCAAAAGGTGCGCTTGTCTTACTGA